AACGCGCTTCCGTGACCCACTCGACCGCGTCGCTCTGGCCGCGGGCAAGATCGAAGAACAATTTGTTGGAAGTCGCGCGTCGGCCATCGAGTACGCCGGCTTTCGCAAGCAACGCCGAACCCGAGCAGACCGACATCACCTTCTCAGCCTTCGGACAGCGTTCGCGTAGGAAATCTTGAATGGCCGGATTGGCGAGTTGAGCCACGGTTCCGATCCCGCCTGGAAGAAGCAGGATATCCAACGGCGGGCAATCGCCGAAATCATATTCTGCCACCGTGCAGGGACCGGGTGTCGATTTCACCGGACCCGTCCGCTCCGCGACGGTGAGGATACGTACGTCCGCACCGAGGGACCCGAACATCTCCAACGGA
This region of bacterium genomic DNA includes:
- a CDS encoding DJ-1/PfpI family protein, whose protein sequence is MTSPRTLGAILHEDFELLDFYGPLEMFGSLGADVRILTVAERTGPVKSTPGPCTVAEYDFGDCPPLDILLLPGGIGTVAQLANPAIQDFLRERCPKAEKVMSVCSGSALLAKAGVLDGRRATSNKLFFDLARGQSDAVEWVTEARWVEDGPFVTSSGVSAGTDMSLAVIEKLFGRDRAEQVAVLTEYEWQNDPSRDPFAKYLNRAGEFQLTSNGSTGS